The sequence below is a genomic window from Synechococcus sp. PCC 7335.
AAACCATGCCAAGGCAATTGGCCTGAATACTCAAGCAATGTACTATACGCTGCTTTCCGTACTGGCGCTAACGATCGTAACAGCGCTACAAACAGCGGGAATTGTTCTGGTAGTGGCGATGCTGGTGACGCCTGGTGCAACCGCTTATCTGCTAAGTGATCGCTTTGATCGAATGCTGATGATTTCTGTTGCAACCAGTGTCCTTTCTTGCTTTTTTGGGACCTACCTCAGCTACCATTTAGACGCTTCAACCGGTGGCTGCATTGTGGTATTAATGACAATCTTTTTTGTAATGGCAATGCTGTTTGCGCCAAAGTATGGGATTTTGTCGCAAAAGTTTCGCAGGCCGTTGCACGACGCGGGTCTTCAACCTTCAAAAGATGGCTAGATATAGCGTGTACCGGATAAATTAGACACACGCGGATCACTTTGCCTGTCGCGCTACGGGACCTCCAGCCTGTAATTATATACTTCAACAAAGTAAGAGATACTATAGAGTGCATTCTCTCTAATCCGGTAATGGACTCTCTGCAAAAGCTTATAGATCTAGATCGTCGGCATGTTTGGCACCCGTACGCGGCGATGCCTAATCCGCTGCCAGTGTTCCCGGTGCGTTCAGCCAAAGGGGTGCGAATTGAATTAGAAGATGGGCGATCGCTAATCGACGGTATTTCCTCTTGGTGGACTTGCATTCACGGCTACAATCACCCTCAGCTCAACACGGCTGCGCACGCTCAGATTGAACAAATGTCTCACGTGATGTTTGGGGGATTGACCCATCGCCCTGGGGTGCAGCTAGCCAGTAAGCTAATTGAGATCACGCCAGCTGAGCTGCAGCATGTTTTCTTTAGCGATTCTGGATCTGTTGCCGTCGAAGTAGCCATGAAGATGGCCGTGCAGTACTGGCAGAGCAAAGGCCAGACTGAAAAAAATCGCTTCTTGACCATTCGCAATGGCTACCATGGTGATACGTTCGCAGCCATGTCCGCTTGCGATCCGATCAACGGCATGCATCACTTATTCAGCGGTATGCTGATGCCACAGTATTTTGCCGATGCACCGCAGGTTCGATTTGGCGAAGATTGGCAGGAAGCGGATATCGCTAGCTTTGCATCTCTTTTGAAAGAGAACAGCGATCACATTGCGTCTGCTATCTTCGAGCCGGTCGTGCAAAATGCTGGAGGGGTTCGGTTCTATCATCCCGAGTATGTGCGTAGAGCCAGTGAG
It includes:
- the bioA gene encoding adenosylmethionine--8-amino-7-oxononanoate transaminase — translated: MDSLQKLIDLDRRHVWHPYAAMPNPLPVFPVRSAKGVRIELEDGRSLIDGISSWWTCIHGYNHPQLNTAAHAQIEQMSHVMFGGLTHRPGVQLASKLIEITPAELQHVFFSDSGSVAVEVAMKMAVQYWQSKGQTEKNRFLTIRNGYHGDTFAAMSACDPINGMHHLFSGMLMPQYFADAPQVRFGEDWQEADIASFASLLKENSDHIASAIFEPVVQNAGGVRFYHPEYVRRASELCKQYDVLLILDEIATGFGRTGKLFACEYADISPDIMCLGKALSGGFISLAATLTTTHISQTFSEGEAGVFMHGPTFMGNPLACAVALANLELLESYDWSMKIKKIEAQLRLELASCQALSAVKDVRVLGAIAAVELHDPVNMSIVQPQFVERGVWLRPFGRLLYTMPPYIIQPEELSAITSAIYEVAAKL